The nucleotide sequence GATTCAGGGGTGGTGGGTGGTCGGTTGGTGGCTCAACTAGTatacattttgaaaatatatttggtgATCGGAGTCATAGAAGGTGGGGGCTCAAATTTACATCTTTTTCTGCACACTAGATTGGGAAAAAGTGAGTGGTCCGGGCTTCTATAGGTCTAGGATTTtgacaaaatataataaaataattattaaaatataatacttttaaaaccatttttaaatttattcaaattaatgaaattgattttaaattaaattatatttaaattatcaatttaaaatttattacttaatttaaaattaaaattatttaataaaattaacttaaaatttattctaaattattaaattgatttatttatcttcataaattataattagaataaaaaatatcatgaaataaaaaaatagattatagatgtaattaaaataaattagaataaaaagataaataaagatatggacttaaaaataaattaattatttttatttattacttaaaattatttttttactttaagttataccattttattttttttacttttaagtcatatcattaaactattttaataaatatacttAATTCACCTAATAGCTTAAAAACACCCCCTCAAATTAATTCTTTCAAAGacaacaacttttttttttttctttctctttctcaaaAATCCTAACAGGTCTTGCTGcaccttggccaaatgaggtcAATGATGCATTGAGATTTAATTTATAAGGTGTTCCCTGACAGTGACTgtataattaataataagatGAGAAGTGTACAAAGAGAATCAGCCCAATTGGTGACCTTTCTTGCAcaaactttagaaaaataaaatccctTAGATTTTGAGGTATAattccaatgttttaaaaatcaaatcgGTGATTAAATTAGAAAAGTTGAACCGGTTAAGTTCATTAGTCGAATCCATGATTGCATTGCAGTGAAATCaataacatcataaatatataatttatattttattaaaatgaaatactttaaaaaagtttatatatatatgttataaatttaaaagatattagattattttacttatattaaaattttaaaataacataccATTCTAAGCAAATTTAAAAGGTTAGCAGATTGGTTAACCTTACTGCAAGTGGCGTTTGGGCTAAGATAGGCGGTGCCATGTTTCCAGCATCTGGAGGGCCCATTTGCCAACAGTAGAAAACCAATGAACCGAACTAGGGGTGAACCGGACCAGATTTATAATTCAAGATTTGGGTTGTTTTGAAATGGACTTGAAAAGGACAGTGATAAAAGCAGAAAATTTGATCAGTATACCAAATGTCAATACGTTTTCATTAACCACAGAGCTTCCAATAGAGTATGACTCCATAGAAATTCTGATCATGGAATTCTAAAAAACACTGCTGCCATCCAGTGAACTGTTGAGAGGAAGGATCAATAAGTGGGCACATGATGTAGAAGGATGCTATGGTTGCCCATTCTGCTAATTTCCAACTTCTATGCTTTAAAGAGGCAAAATAGAAAAGCTGATTCTAGAGCTTGCAAGAGTGTTTAAACACAATACTATACATTAATGAGACAAGAAATGAACGATACATTTGCAGATGCTGTAATTTCTTTCATTACTTTTGACTCCATCTAATCAGAGGAGGCTGCCAGTTATTTACAATTTTGCCTGCACTTTGCATGAAGTTTTCTCTATACATTTAGCAGGATGAGCTTTGAAGCCAAGCAAATACAAAGAAGCcggaaaaaaattttaaaaaataaattacagatATAAAACAGGCATATAGAAGACGAGCTTCATCAGGCGGGTGGAGGTTCACTAAGGTAAGAAGGTAGGATATGACTTCTACCTAgtggaaaggaaaaggaaaacaaagaaaagaaaaagaaaaagaaagaaagaaactacACAAATTGGCCCTATTGTGGTTGTGGCTGTTGCTCCTGCTGCTGCTCACTTCCTTGCCAAGTCCATACGATATCCTTGAGTGAAGGCTTCAAATCTTGGTTACAGAACTTCTTATACTCCAAGGTGTCGCCTGCCGTTTTCTTCACCTCCACCACGAAAAGTGAAGGCGTGACCTCGAAAATTTCAGCATCTATAGCAAGCTGACCCTTTCTCCCTTCCTTGCTGCCTTGCAACTTCACCGTCCCATCCTTTTTCTTAACCTTAAATCTCTCCATTTCTGCTATTTCTTCCAGTTTGGATACGATGGTTGATGCAGGCTGTTTGGTGGTGAACCGAGCGTCTGGCCTATGATTGGTATCTTTCTCAAACAGACCTGACAGATCAAACCCGGGTGAGAGAGAGATGATATCGAAGGCATTCAAACAAGTTGGCTTCATGCTGCTTGTTGTTTCCTCGGCTTCCTCCTCAGAAGTTCCTTCTGGATGTGTGGCAAATACAGCACGGACATCGCTCATCGAATCATTTCGATTGGGTTGTGGGGCTTCAATCGGTTTGAATCCCTTCTTGAACCAAGGGTTGTCCATGAGCTTGGCCACAGTTATTCTAGTGCTGGGGCTGGGGTCAAGAATTTTAGAAAGAAGCTTCCGGACCTCCAGTGGGAACCATTGTGGGCACTTGAATTCACCTCTGCTGATCTTCCTGTACATTTCCATGAGATTAGGGTCATGGAAAGGGAGAAAACCAGCCATGAGAACGAAGAGAATGACGCCACATGACCACATGTCTGCCTTGGCTCCATCATAGCCCTTCTTGTTGATGACCTCCGGAGCCACATAAGCTGGAGTTCCACAAGTAGTGTGGAGGAGGCCATCATGCCTCCTTGAGTCCCACAGCGCACTCAAGCCAAAATCGGTTACTTTAAGGTCTCCATTCTCGTCAAGGAGGAGATTCTCCGGCTTGAGGTCGCGGTGGTAGACTCCTCGGCTATGGCAGAAGTCAACAGCTCCAATCAATTGCTGGAAATACTTGCGAGCCGCGTCTTCCTTGAGTTTGCCTTTCGCCACCTTGTTGAACAGCTCTCCACCTTTGACATACTCCATGACAAAATAAATCTTGGTCTTGCTGGCCATGACCTCATAGAGTTGAACAACATTAGGGTGTCGAACAAGGCGCATCACCGAGATCTCCCTCTTGATTTGATCTATCAACCCCACCTTCAACACCTTCTCCTTGTCAATCATCTTTATGGCAACACTCTGACCAGACTTGAGGTTCCGAGCATGGTAAACCTTGGCAAAAGTCCCTTGCCCAAGCATTCTCCCCATCTCGTACCTTTGCATCAAAATTACACCTTTCTTCTCCATATCTCCTTCAAtctagaaaaaagaaagaaagaaaaagaaaaaagggaaaactaAAGAGTTATTGGATTATACCATCCATCTCTTCCTGCAGTTTGATCTATTCTTTTTGGTCCTAAttcccaaaaagaaaaaccatacaGAGACAAAGGAGAAGAAAGGCCCGGGATCGATAAAAAGGGGATTCAAACCTTGCCCTCAGGCAGGGAGAATCCCTTGTGATAGATGATAACAGTATTGCAGCAGGGAGCTTTTCTACTTGCAAATCATTCTTTCTCATGAATAACAGAAAACGAGAATTTGAGCAAAAATAGTAAGAAGTTTGGGTTGCTCTCTAGGTTTCCGGAATGGATGTTATTTTCATGCTATTTATAGTAATATATACAGGAAAATCAGATGGCTATTATTATTTTGCAGTTATATATCGCGTATATGCAATATTCAAAGCCTTTTCTTTTTGTCTGGCTGAGAAGATCGATGACGAAGAAGTGGCGGAGAGAGAGCATGTGAGAGCTATCATACTCCTCTTGTAACgcagaaaataaaaacaaaatatgtatCACATCTGCCACCACCAAGTTGCCaacttctcttcattaacattaatattaatggatcatgatttttttttttttgcctaattATTCAGTTCTTGTGAATACTTtccttgttcttattttttaaaaataaaaaatgataatatctCATATATAATACAATAGCTCATATGAAAAGACTAACTCACTACCTAccttcaaaagttatttttaaaatttgactaGATCATCCAAGTAACTAGAAAATCAGGATGGTGACAGGAAGCAGGTAAGTCTTCATGGGTCCACTTTCCTTATTTGTACTGGAGTCTGGAGTGATCATCTAAAACACCTATCCATGTGGACACTCCTCTACTTCAAATTAATTGGACCAGATATGGATGAGAACTCTTCCACAATTTCGAATTTAGGGAGTGCACATGCATATCACGTGTATGACTTATGGGTATGGAAGCTGAAAGCTCTCCCCCAGAAGCTGCCATTATCAGAGAAGAAAATCTCTACAGTTGGCGTGGGGAGAGGTGGGGAAATGAGGTTGGGTTGGGTTGTTTGCAACAAGACAATTTCCCAACAGATAGCCAAGCCCCATGTTCAAGTGGGTTCCATATGATAGATATTGGACCACAGTGATTGATTAAGCAATGAATTTTGCCAAGTGGCATGGGCATAAGGGCGTAGTTGAATAGTAAGGCATTTCACAGCCACAGATTGGATACGGAGAGAGAGGCACGTGGTGGTGGGTGGCCTCCATGGGGATTGCTGGTCCACATGCTTCTGAATGACACTCAGTTATTTGCAAGGAAGTGTTTGGGCTCCATTGCATGCCCTTTGTCCTTTCAGTTGGTGGATGTCACGAAATATCAGTATATTAAACGACCTGGTTGCATGGTCGGCCTTCAATTCCACTGGAATCACTCATCTTTACAAATTACAAGGGGTACTTATAGGAATCATTTGTTGATTCAAACTTATGAAATGCACCAATAGGGACCCAACATATACGGGTACATGGACTCAATTCCTCCATCGCTGTAAGAAATAGaccattcatttttaataatatatgtttaAAAGAATACTAATTAAGGTCCATTTAATCCTTAAATGTACTATAAAATTTAAACGGTTGGATGGTGAGGTaaacaatgaaatcaaaatataaaagaacaaataaatgagattcaacttcaaaattatgGGATCTGAAGATGTGTTAGTGAAATAATCCGATTGATGAAGTCTTTTAGTACTGTAATAGGATGTACATATTcgttagagtgtgtttgatagtgattttagaaaatatttttaatatttttaacatttaaatgataaaatttttgaagtgttCGAAAGATTAaaaacttcttaaaattactatcaaacaaactcttagtCTTAGATTTAAGAATCCAAAATTCTTTATGTCTTTGtgcatttcatttttcatgGTCCCGAGTTCATAACTAATATTAATAGTGATGGCCTTATCTGCCTAGTCCTGgcattttttctctttacttctcaagaaaaattaaattaaattatcaataattgTTACTCAAAAAAGAAACTTTATTGATGACAAATTTACATTATTCCCACAAAACTCCAACACCCGAACAAAATTCTACAACAAGCAGACACTATTTGTACCACATAATTCATCCAattctcaataaaattaaattttataaatctttataaatttcatatttaaaaataaaaaaataataatattataaattttggatTAGAAATAAGTTTATTACAAatgttcaaaattcaacttctcACTAgacaagaaaaaccaaaataaacaaTCACTGATTCAAATGAGATGTTTTAATTAGAActccaaaatataatttaaacaagTATAAATATCTATTGCAATTAACAATTctaattaagtttaaaaaatataaattggaatttgatattctttcccaaattaaaattttgaaaattaatgaattagtCTTTTGAATTCAAATATCCTCATGCAGGGTTCACTTTCCTAATCAGAAAGAGGACACCATGACCACTCAACTCAAATTTCTTCTcaattacttcattttattGCTTGGAGTCAAGTGTTTCTTTATTATAGATAACGTACACATATTGTTAATAAGAAGGGCAAACCGATGTTCTTAATTTACAATTACTTTTGATCTTCGATCAACTCTCACTATGATCACATCCCTTAATTGTTGAACAATAATACTCGGACCCTGAAAGCATCCAGATCCCTTTCACAATTAAACttcttatatatgtatattataataGTGAGAGTGTAACATTTATCTGTTTTGAAATTGATGATCTTTTTGAATCATTGTATAGAGTATAAACAACCTTCTTCCCTAACAAAAATGGCTTAAGGGGTAATCTTgacctttgtttctttttatagtATGCTCGTGTATTTGGGTGATTGGATGTCATATTTAATAATGGAATTCATATTTCAATCACAAATCTAAAGATACACCATTAAAAGCCAATGATAATTAatgaaacttattttaaaaattatttaatattttgttagcaatcaaacattattaaaaaatctaattaatatCCAATTATAAACCCTAATTACTATTTAGTTACCAATTTCCTAatctaataatataattaatcaatataaaattttcatcatttgcaATAAACCATAGTACtacaaaatatttgaaaatatgtcaaaacactatttttttttctcaaattattggttttaattttttttcttttaattatataaaataaagaatataataattaattttataaatatttttaatagataaaaataaatagatttaatatttaatattattataaataaaaaaaccctagATATGTAAAAGGATTCTCAACCTTATtcaataagttaaataaaaaagacatcATCCAACAATCCATTCACTAATATGATAAATGGACTCATTCTCACATCTCCTTCTCATGTATTGTGCCTCTATACTCTCATATTCAACTAAGATACTATTCCCAATACGGTGGCGTCCTAACATACATGTCTTCCCTATTTCACCATGACATAACCTATGCCAACCAAATCCATTTGCCAAAGTGAGCTCACCTAATTGATTTCAGGTTAGAGGTTGTGAAATATTAGAACCGAtcatgtatattttgaatagtTAAATGTCTTCAAAGATAAAATATCTAGTAGCTCAACTCAACTTATTAGGAGGGTTGCAACACCGAattcatagaaaaataaaacaaaataaagaaaacataaaaaattatatgatttagCTAATTATCTAcatcaagggaaaaaaaagaagtcaaatttattaataaacttcTAAATTACATATTTAGACTCTCCCAACCTCTTTCTAACCAAAACTCAATCATCTTTGGCTCATCTCTTCTCACTCGTTTTATGACTCTTACTCTTCTACCGATTCACTTTTTTCATTCTCCTTATTGTCATCACTTTTTTCACTATTTCTACAAATCCTATATAAGCCACATATTTATAGTGTTATGAGCTAACCCTAAATAGTGGGTCCATTAATCATAATCAAACTCAAACACAACAATTTACCTAAGCCTAAACTTCACAATATTAACttcctcaaaaataaaataaacaatttgagtcaaaattattaaaaatctttaccttgactcaaattctctcaatcCACGCATGGTGGGTCTCTTCTTGATAACCACCTTCACATCCCTTATTATTGGGGTGCCCCTAATCAATAAGAGTtgatatatatcaaatttaaactCCCATCAAACTTGACTTATGAAATTGCCTATATCTTcttcataatttcatttcatttacaATTTGTTTAAACCTTACTATGATAAGTATTCTTACTTGAAAGTAAAGTCTTGATCATTctacctttttgtttttcatctaATACCGacatttaagttttttattttattttatatttttgcttctaagtaatttatcaatttttcataataccTTCTGATATATCCCTTTTTATAGCAATAACAACATTTCATGACCGTCTAAAAGTGTGATTGTGACATATCATGTTTCCTAACATAATTTCTCctcaatttcttccttgatATGATTCAAACTTCATCacacactactacaaaaataatttatgatgtcactatttatggtgtcacatttaaaataatgacaccattgagcttaaaatttataaaggtgacacatcatataaaaaatctttaattaGGGTAGTTAGATGATGCTAATTTCAGATTTATGGTgtcattttttggaagtgacaccatatgaaataaaaaattttaaattttataactcaatgggcccttttttaaaatagtgagTAGGAACAATTTATGAAAAGTCCATTGTTTCCATATACACATTAACTAATATAAAAGATCTTATTGCTTAACCCTAAccatctttttcttctccttcttctcacACCCATGGTCGGCACACCCAAAATTGATATTCTTTGCTTCGTAAAATCTCGGGTAAGTCAAAATCCCTTAtctatcatcttcatttttttttattaatgcaaaaatatttgttaGTACAATTGTTTTATATCTCTTGATTTAGTATATCTATGATGTGGGTTTTGTAAATGGTGTGTTTTTGTCGAGTTCCAGGGAagtaaaaaataggtttaacaTTCTAACATATTTTTCGTTTCATTGCTAATAAGccccaaaacaaatgaaaacaagaaaaatgaatgatttttaaaatttttgtctaATTGAGAATGAGAGATACACTAGTTTTCTTGTATGAAAATAAgaggatttatatatataatagacataaaaatagacttctttgatatttaataaacaagtgaatttttctctaaaaaaaataaaataagaatttctctatataataaaataatttacatatgAGATAGTTGTcaataagaaagttttgaaaataaatttgggataaaatattttttagtaagttttgtttagataattcaagaataaaatagtttattaactttccttaaaaaataatattcttctttattttttgaattgatcaatttttttagaaataaaattgttaggTTCTATTCTTTGTAAATGTttaagaaattctaaaaaattctttaaaaataaaatgaccttTCTACCACATTCCttgtaataaataattgttttttatacatattgtaaactaaaaaaaaaaaagtctttgttCAGTTAACCTAAGAAGACAGGAGAGTAAAAAGTattgtaaaaatgattttgttgagAGAGTTATCTAAATGGAATGAGATATTGGTaggtgaataaaatattatggtgATTGTAATAGTTGACTTAGTGAGTGGAGGATAAGTGCATGCTTCTttgtttattctataaaaacaataattttagtagttgaaaacGTGTATGAAATGactgaaaatattttctgaaaaataagataataataaatggataatagctcatttcctaaaaatcttttgataaattaaaataacttgtagttaaaatatattcttgtgaaagtatttaaaaatgaaccaatatattaataattgttatgattaaaaaatcGATAATGTTTATGAAAAGTTCTttgattctttctcattctaatttttctcttaatattttttaataaaaaaattagatttttttgtcttatatgcacaattttcatgcttgttataatatcatatcttatcatattagtagttgaaaacatttttatattttgttactaaaattttattttatataattgagatgaaatttaatggacattgttatttcacaaaatgaactttaaaaaatattgaaattaaaaaaatccttccaagaaatatacgtgtgtatatatatatatatatatatatatatatatatatatatatatatatattagatgttaaaaatgatttttaaaaacaaaatgaattataaaaataaaaataaaaagtgcaaattttaagtagaaaattagtattttttaaaaattttagatttatattttgattttgtagttttgatttattttttattttcttgaattgtttttatttgagttcaaatgtaACTACTTTGTTataagattcattaaagaaataattgttgattttaCAGTTATTGCtttaaaggttttactcatttaatgaattgtatataatttcatacttccaattattgtgatattaatgttattctcatttgatttcagtttgatgaccaaaaaaacatattctcaagtagaatttgatgaaattagagaaGAATGAATtacttttgtgttataactaatcatgaatcatattgATGTATCGTGATCATTCATGGTAagtcccttagttgttatatgattgaattttccattggtattgtataacattacttattctttacgaactatttttatatcaaaacgagaaaaggaaaaagaaaaagaaaacattagtacttagatttgtttattgtttataacatcacatttttattttcaataagaactctaaaccttattaaactatgaaatgcaggtatacactcttgggagGACAGTatgaagaatgaaaagaaagaagaaagaggcaacaagatttaggtttttaaatatgACTCTTATGTCATACATTATTGGACATAAACATTACTTTATTtggaattgagaattttgggttttggatgcaactcttgtgtcattttatggttagccggttttatgcatatgaaatgtaggtatacatgaatgttgggaagcttaacatttctaaatcatgttttaatgtgtattcactttcttttttatgaatAGGTGGGTTTGATGTGTTTGATGTACTAttattttgtgaacatttgatatacaaatattattggaTGATGTAATGTGTTACAAGTTAATTCATAAGcataatgaaaatataagttaaatataatatgattattatatttatggacaatttACACAGGTTggtcttatttattaataagcattacaaaaatctacaaactaatcaacaaaaaacaatcatatcttccataatcatttacaatgatgtgacaccataaattaaaGGTGATACATTTAacgtgacaccataactcaaagatgatgcatttaatatgacaccttatatatctcatacaactctatatcaaattaagcatcactaaaaatatatggtgtcacttctgaatgtgtcaccatttatctgcttTGGTGTCGCTTCGAAATATGTCACCAATTGATACCCTTtatggtgtcagtggataagGTGATGCTATATTGTAGTGACACCCTATATTTATagtgacttattataaatgtcatcatatatcttttttcttgtagtgacaATTGCTTGATATTTTGTCTCTAAATGAGTAGTTGACACCCATTAAAGTTATCTTTCCAATTAAAAGTGCATGCAATCACCGATGTCTTATATGATTTTGAGATgaacattaataaaataagaatttgatCTTCCTCATCAAATCTTGAACTTTATACTTAATAATTGAGTTATGTACTTATTAGATTTATTTATATGATCCCTAACATTGGTTCATTTCATCTATCTTCAACtcatataactatttttttaaatataatttatttgttaggaatttcaatatataaaatttctcTAACTTTTCTcattaatgaaaatgatatttttatttattcaaagtactatattttatttcaaatattagacTCAAACGAATAATTTATCACTCTTACTTacaattctttcaaatttttatcactCATgctttttggtttcttttcttatataggATTAAAAAAAGTCATTATTGTACTAAACTATCTTTTAGTGTACCTTGCTAGATACTGAAATTATTctattcaaataattaatatcaatttttttatgttagacatcattttcaaaataataatataaaaaaaaatccaaaatcttcACAAAATTTCTCTAATGccatttgttgaaaaaattgaCACTCCAaatgtactaaaaaaaaaactaaaataaaaaagacaaaagttTTATATAGTTTAGTGTAATAGCCTACATCCGTAGGAAAAGAAGATTAAATCCACTAATAAATTTCATATGGAAATGCTTAACcattaaaaactcaatttatcCTATATTTATATCTTCACTCTTCTTAATACAAAtatttccctctctctctctctttctcttttttttttttttttcactcccACAACAAATCCCATGTGAAATCATATTTATAGTCTTATGGACTAAGGAGTCAAAATTCACATTGACCGTAACGTTTAATAAGCTTTTCAATACTattcaaacataaaaataataatttatcaaatctaaacaaataaaataatagtaataataataatttgagtgAGAATTACCAACACGATCCAAGTACGTGCCTAAGTTATCGCCTGTCTTCCAGTGTGCGTGCTAGTCGTTAAACAAATTTGTGGGATACGGTTAGCTGGACGGCAGGCTGATTCGGTTGGCACCATGTGGTGGCAACATTTAGTGCGGAGTGAAATGAATGCATGGGTAGAGTGGAGTGGAGACATACGGGACAAACCCAGGTGGATCTTAAGGAAAATGAATAGCTTAGGCACTCTCCACGTGGATTGCAGATTGCTCCAGCTTCTAACACGTCTGGATCAACATACAAAATGTCACGCCAGGTAGTGGGTTCATGGCTCTTCAACCGTGTCAGAGGTTAAAAA is from Vitis riparia cultivar Riparia Gloire de Montpellier isolate 1030 chromosome 10, EGFV_Vit.rip_1.0, whole genome shotgun sequence and encodes:
- the LOC117923325 gene encoding CBL-interacting protein kinase 5 — protein: MEKKGVILMQRYEMGRMLGQGTFAKVYHARNLKSGQSVAIKMIDKEKVLKVGLIDQIKREISVMRLVRHPNVVQLYEVMASKTKIYFVMEYVKGGELFNKVAKGKLKEDAARKYFQQLIGAVDFCHSRGVYHRDLKPENLLLDENGDLKVTDFGLSALWDSRRHDGLLHTTCGTPAYVAPEVINKKGYDGAKADMWSCGVILFVLMAGFLPFHDPNLMEMYRKISRGEFKCPQWFPLEVRKLLSKILDPSPSTRITVAKLMDNPWFKKGFKPIEAPQPNRNDSMSDVRAVFATHPEGTSEEEAEETTSSMKPTCLNAFDIISLSPGFDLSGLFEKDTNHRPDARFTTKQPASTIVSKLEEIAEMERFKVKKKDGTVKLQGSKEGRKGQLAIDAEIFEVTPSLFVVEVKKTAGDTLEYKKFCNQDLKPSLKDIVWTWQGSEQQQEQQPQPQ